In the Streptomyces sp. SJL17-4 genome, GGCACCACCGTCGTCCTCAACACCATCGGCACCGCCGAGATCGACGACGCCAACTACAACGCCATCCGCGCCGAACTCACCCACTACGAAGAGCCGTTCGAGGACGTGGAGCCCTCCGACCTCGACTGGGTGGACGCCGAGCCCATCTCCCGCCCGCTGAAGGCCTTCCACATACCCGGCGAACACGCGGTCAACGCCGCGGCCCTCCTGGAGCGGCTCGAATCGGCCGCCGTGCAGGCCGGTGCCACCCTCGTTCCCGAGTTCGCCACCCGCGTCGAGTACCAGGGCGAGCGGGTCACCGGAGTCGTGCTCGCCTCCGGCCGTACGATCTCCGCCGACCACGTCACGCTGGCCGCCGGCGCCCGCACCCAGGAACTCCTGGACAGCCTGCCCGTCGGCCCCCGCATCCCCCGGCTGGTCAGCGGCTACGGCGTCTCCTCGCTGATCAAGACGCAGGACGGCACGAGCCCGGACAGCGTCATCCGTACGCCGAACCGCTCCTTCGCGTGCGGCCTGCACGTGGTGCCCCGCGGCGACGGCCACGTCTACGTCGGCGCCACCAACGTCATCGCCGTCGAGCCGCGCGACACCGCCGAGATGCGCGACCTGGTCTTCCTGCTCCAGTGCGCCCACCGCCAGGTCCGCCGCAACCTCTGGAACAGCGAGGTCACCAAGGTCCAGGTCGGCAACCGCCCGGTCTCCATGGACGGCTTCCCGCTGCTCGGCGACGGCGGCATGCAGGGCCTGACGATCATGACCGGCACCTACCGCGACGGACTGCACCTGTCCCCGCTGCTCGCCCAGGACTTCGCCGCCCGCATCCTCGGCGAGGAGCCGCAGGCCGACCTGGACCGGTTCGCGCCGCTGCGGCAGCCCTACCGGACCGGGACGCGCGAGGAGATCGTCGACCTCCTCATCGACCACCAGATGGGCATCGGTTACGAGCAGGACTGGACGATCCCCGTCGAGTGGCACCAGTGGATCGAGATGGACCTGCGCCCGGCCACCCTCGCCTGGGCCAACGAGCTCGACCCCGAGTTCACCCCGCCGGCCGAGCTCCTCTTCGCCTCCCGCTTCGACCCCGAGCTGGTCAGCCTGCTGCGGAAGTACTACGCGACCTGCCGCGAATACAGCTGACCGGCCCCCACCCCTGACGGACGGCCCTCGCTGTCAGTCCCTCCAGAAAGGACACCCCATGGCTGTCGAGAACATCGACCCGCCCGGCCTCACCAAGCCCTACGGCTGGCGGCAGCTGGCGGTCGGCACCGGAAGCCGCGTCATCTTCCTGAGCGGCCAGACCCCGCGTACCGCCGACGGCGAGCCGGTCGGCATGGGCGACCTGGCGGCGCAGACCGAGCAGGTGTACCTCAACATCGGCACCGGTCTCGCCGCGGCCGGCGCCAGCTTCGACGACGTGGTGAAGCTGACCATCTACGCGGTGGACTGGTCGCTCGACAAGTGGGAGGCGGTCACGGCGGGCGCCGAGCGCGCGGCCGCCAAGCTCGGTGCCGATGTCATCCGGCCGACCACCCTGGTCGGGGTCGCCACCCTCGCCGAGCCCGACTTCCTGATCGAGATCGAGGCCACGGCCATCGCGGAGTAGCCGCTTCCAGGAGGAGCCGCTTCCACCACCCTTCGCACCACGCACGTGAGGGCCCCGCCGGATTCGGCGGGGCCCTCACGTGCGTGTCACTGCGGTCAGGTCGAAGGCCGCTGCTTGGCCAGGAGGTCCTCGATCACCGCGGCCACGGTCTCCGGTGCGGGCAGGGCCGGGTGGCGGCTGACCGTTCCCGTGGTCGGGTCGAAACCGTCGTGCCACTCCGGCTCGTTGACGAGGCCGCCGTCCTCGCGGATCCGCGCGATGTTCCGCTGCACGGCCGCCTTGTGCCACATCTTGGCGCCCATCACCGGGAAGTGGACCACGGGGTAGTCCACCGACAGCGCGACCGTGAGCAGCCGGTTCGGCGCGGCCCCGGCGGCGGCCGAGGCGAGCGTGTGGGCGGTGGCCGGCAGCACCGCGAGGATGTCGTGGTCGGCGGCGAGCCGGGAGGGCTTGTCGGTCGGCCAGTCCGCCGGGGATTCCCCGCTCACCACCCTTTCGGCGAAGAGCGCGACGCTCTCCGGGGAAAGGAACGATGTCGCCGTGTGGGTCATCAGAACAGTGAACGTGCTGCCCTCGATCTGCCGGCGCATCGCCTCGACGTACGCCGGAAGTCTGGTCACCGCGATGGATCCGGTGGCACCGATGAGTATGCGTTTCCCGGTCGACTCCGGGGAGTTTCGAATTTCCATGGGCTGATGATGTCGCCGCCGTCCCGTCGCAGGTCAAGAGGCACAACAAGGCATGACAGAGCGGGTCCAGGGCCGGTCCAGCAGGAGTCCAGTGGAAGTCCGGAGGCACCGAAATCCTTCGGTCGTCCCTACGGTCCCACCGTATTGAGACCGTTTACCCCACTGCCTAACGTCGCTTCTCGCAAGGGAATTCGAAAGCCCGGCAGGGCATCCGAGGAAAAGGGACGGACGACGATGGAGGATCTTTTCGCAAGGCTGCGCGGCGGTGCCGGTCACCCCCGCCTCGACGAGGACCGGCTCCTCGAGCTCAAGCCTCGGCCGGACCACCGGCACGACCCCTTCCCGCTGACCGACATCCAGCAGGCGTATCTGATCGGCCGCCACAAGGGGCTCGAACTGGGCGGCATCTCCAGCCAGTACTACCTGGAGTTCGACTGTCCCGCTCTCGACCCGGACCGGCTCACCGAGGCCCTGCGCACCGTGATCGCCCGCCACGAGGCCCTGCGCACGGTGGCCGGGACCGACCAGACCCAGCGCGTCCTCCCCGCGGCCGAGGTGGGCCCGTACGACATCCGTGTCACGGACCTGCGCGGCCGGCCCGCGTCGGAGCGGACGGCGGAGCTGGAGCGCGTCCGCACCGAACTCACCGGCCAGGTACTGCCGTTGGACCGGACTCCGCTCCTCGACGTCCGCGCCACCCGGCTCGACGACGACCGGCTGCGCCTCCATGTCGCCGTGGACCTGCTGTTCCTCGACATGCGCGGGCTCTACCGGCTCATGGACGAGTGGCGCCGATGTTACGACGACCCGGCGTGGCGGCCCGAGCCGCCGGAGGTCTCGTTCCGCGACTACGTCCTCGCGCGGGAGGAGCTGCGCGGGGACGCCCTGGGCCGGGAGTCCGCCGCCTACTGGGCGGACCGCCTGGACAGCCTGCCCGGCGCGCCCGAACTTCCGCTGGCCGCCGCGCCGGAGCAGCTCGGCACCCCGCGCTTCGTACGGCACCGGGCGCAGCTCGCCCCCGAGCGCTGGGCGGCGCTGCGGGCGGCGGCCGAGCGGCACGGCCTCACGGCGTCCGGCGTGCTGCTCGCCGCCTACGCGGAGGTGCTGCGCACCTGGTCGCAGCGGCAGGAATTCACCCTCACCGTCACCCAGTTCCACCGGCTCGGCCTGCACCCGCGGGTCGAGGACGTCATCGGGAACTTCCTCGACCCGAGCCTGCTCGCCGTCGGCGGCCGTCCCGAGGAGAGCTTCGTCCAGCGGGCCCGTGACCTGGAGCAGCGGCTCCTGGAGGACCTGGCGCACCCGCACGGCGGCATCCGGGTCCTGCGCGACCTGGCCCGCCGCAGGGACGACGGCCGGGCGTCGCTGCCCGTGGTCTTCTCCAGCACCCTCGGGGCCGGGGCCGGGGCCGGCCGGAGCGGCGCGCCCGGCGCCGGTCGCCTGGAGTCCTTCGGGACCCTGGTCCACGACCACAGCCGTACGCCGCAGGTGTGGCTGGAGAACCAGATCCTGGAGCTCGACGGCCGGCTCTCGGTCAACTGGAACGCCGTCGAGGGCCTGTTCCCCGCCGGCACCCTGGAGGCCATGTTCACGGCGTACACCACGCTGCTCGACCGCCTCACCGACGAGCCGGCGCTCTGGGACGCCATCCGCGGCATCGTGCCGCTGCCGGCCGCGCAGGCCGAGGAGCGCGCCCTGGCCAACGCCACCGACCAGGACATCCCTGCCGCGCTGCTGCACGAACTGGTCGCAGAGGCGGCCCGGCGCAGCCCCGACGCGCCCGCGGTGATCACGCCCGGCACGGAGACCACGTACCGGCAGCTGACCGAGTCCGCCCACCGGATCGCCCACCGGCTGCTCCGCTCCCCCGGCGCGGCCCCGAACGAGATCGTCGCCGTGTCGATGCGGCCCGGCGCCGCCCAGTACGCCGCGCTGCTCGGCGTGCTGCACACCGGCGCCGCGTACGTCGCCATCGACCCCGAACTGCCCGAGGAGCGGCGCCTGAAGCTGCTCGCCCGCTGCTCGGTACGGGCTGTCGTGACCGACCCCGAGCTGCTCGACTCGCTGCCCTGGCCGGACGGCGTGACCGTACTGACCCCCGAGGACGCGGAGACCCTGGCCTGCCCGGAGTGGGCACCGGGGCGCCGCCAGGGACCCGACGACCTCGCGTACGTCATCTTCACCTCGGGCTCCACCGGCGAGCCCAAGGGTGTGATGATCACCCATCGCAGCGCCGCCAACACCGTCCAGGACATCAACCGCCGCTTCGACGTCGGCCCGGACGACCGCACCATGGCGCTCGCCCCGGCGGGCTTCGACCTGTCCGTGTACGACCTCTTCGGCGTGCTCGGCGCCGGTGGCACCGTCGTCGTCCCCGACCCCGCGCGCGGCAACGACCTCGCCCACTGGTCCCAGCTCGTCGGCCGTTACGGGGTGACCATCTGGAACAGCGTGCCCGCGCCCATGCGGATGTGGATCGACGCGCTGGGCGACGGCGCGGTGCCGCGCGGCTGCCGGCTCCGCCTCGCCCTGCTCAGCGGCGACTGGATCCCGGTCGACCTGCCGACCCGGATCCGCGAGAAGCTCCCGGCGATGCGCGTGATCAGCCTCGGCGGCGCCACCGAGGGCTCCATCTGGTCGATCCACCACCCCGTCGAGACCGTCCGGCCGGAGTGGTCGAGCATCCCGTACGGCAAGCCGCTCGCCAACCAGACCATGCACGTCCTCAACCAGTGGCAGGAGCCGTCGCCCGTCGGCGTCACCGGCGAGATCCACATCGGCGGCATCGGGGTGGCCCAGGGCTACCTCGGCGACCCCGAGCGGACCGCCGAGCGCTTCCCGGTCCATCCGGTCTCCGGGGAGCGGATCTACCGGACCGGCGACCTCGGCCGCTACCTGCCCGGCGGCGACATCGAGATCCTCGGCCGCGAGGACTTCCAGGTGAAGATCAACGGCTACCGCGTCGAGCTCGGTGAGATCGAGGCCGCGCTGCTGCGCCGGGCCGATGTGCGCACCGCACTCGTCACCGCGCCCGCCCACGCCCGTACCGGACAGCGGCAGATCGTGGCGTACGTGGTGCCCGAGGCGGGCGCCGCTCCGGACCCGGCCGAGCTGCGCGAGGCGCTCACCGCCGTCCTGCCCGGATACATGGTGCCCAGCCGCTTCCTCACCCTGGAGACCCTGCCGCTGACCACCAACGGGAAGATCGACCACAAGGCGCTGCCGACACCGTGGAACGACGACGCCGAGACCACCGGCACCCGGGTCGCCCCCCGCAGCCGGGTCGAGGAGCGGCTCTTCGCGCTCTGGTCCCAGCAGCTCGGCCACGGCGACTTCGGCGTCGAGGAGGGCTTCTTCGACATCGGCGGGGACTCCCTGCACGCGGTCGGTCTGCTCACGGTGCTGCGCGCGGAGTTCGGCATCGAGGCGGACATGGAGCAGGAGATGGTCGAGGGCCTCTTCATGAACGCCTCGATCTCGTCCTTCGCCGAA is a window encoding:
- a CDS encoding FAD-dependent oxidoreductase, with the protein product MNANRNADAVGTGYDTVIAGNGVLGLSLAWVLARRGQRVAVLGQPHRPWAGSAAAGAMLGCFGEVTTSLLATEHGRHKLELGIKATEMWGPWLDELEEQTEGAPIKTAQGTTVVLNTIGTAEIDDANYNAIRAELTHYEEPFEDVEPSDLDWVDAEPISRPLKAFHIPGEHAVNAAALLERLESAAVQAGATLVPEFATRVEYQGERVTGVVLASGRTISADHVTLAAGARTQELLDSLPVGPRIPRLVSGYGVSSLIKTQDGTSPDSVIRTPNRSFACGLHVVPRGDGHVYVGATNVIAVEPRDTAEMRDLVFLLQCAHRQVRRNLWNSEVTKVQVGNRPVSMDGFPLLGDGGMQGLTIMTGTYRDGLHLSPLLAQDFAARILGEEPQADLDRFAPLRQPYRTGTREEIVDLLIDHQMGIGYEQDWTIPVEWHQWIEMDLRPATLAWANELDPEFTPPAELLFASRFDPELVSLLRKYYATCREYS
- a CDS encoding RidA family protein, translated to MAVENIDPPGLTKPYGWRQLAVGTGSRVIFLSGQTPRTADGEPVGMGDLAAQTEQVYLNIGTGLAAAGASFDDVVKLTIYAVDWSLDKWEAVTAGAERAAAKLGADVIRPTTLVGVATLAEPDFLIEIEATAIAE
- a CDS encoding flavoprotein, with product MEIRNSPESTGKRILIGATGSIAVTRLPAYVEAMRRQIEGSTFTVLMTHTATSFLSPESVALFAERVVSGESPADWPTDKPSRLAADHDILAVLPATAHTLASAAAGAAPNRLLTVALSVDYPVVHFPVMGAKMWHKAAVQRNIARIREDGGLVNEPEWHDGFDPTTGTVSRHPALPAPETVAAVIEDLLAKQRPST
- a CDS encoding amino acid adenylation domain-containing protein, whose protein sequence is MEDLFARLRGGAGHPRLDEDRLLELKPRPDHRHDPFPLTDIQQAYLIGRHKGLELGGISSQYYLEFDCPALDPDRLTEALRTVIARHEALRTVAGTDQTQRVLPAAEVGPYDIRVTDLRGRPASERTAELERVRTELTGQVLPLDRTPLLDVRATRLDDDRLRLHVAVDLLFLDMRGLYRLMDEWRRCYDDPAWRPEPPEVSFRDYVLAREELRGDALGRESAAYWADRLDSLPGAPELPLAAAPEQLGTPRFVRHRAQLAPERWAALRAAAERHGLTASGVLLAAYAEVLRTWSQRQEFTLTVTQFHRLGLHPRVEDVIGNFLDPSLLAVGGRPEESFVQRARDLEQRLLEDLAHPHGGIRVLRDLARRRDDGRASLPVVFSSTLGAGAGAGRSGAPGAGRLESFGTLVHDHSRTPQVWLENQILELDGRLSVNWNAVEGLFPAGTLEAMFTAYTTLLDRLTDEPALWDAIRGIVPLPAAQAEERALANATDQDIPAALLHELVAEAARRSPDAPAVITPGTETTYRQLTESAHRIAHRLLRSPGAAPNEIVAVSMRPGAAQYAALLGVLHTGAAYVAIDPELPEERRLKLLARCSVRAVVTDPELLDSLPWPDGVTVLTPEDAETLACPEWAPGRRQGPDDLAYVIFTSGSTGEPKGVMITHRSAANTVQDINRRFDVGPDDRTMALAPAGFDLSVYDLFGVLGAGGTVVVPDPARGNDLAHWSQLVGRYGVTIWNSVPAPMRMWIDALGDGAVPRGCRLRLALLSGDWIPVDLPTRIREKLPAMRVISLGGATEGSIWSIHHPVETVRPEWSSIPYGKPLANQTMHVLNQWQEPSPVGVTGEIHIGGIGVAQGYLGDPERTAERFPVHPVSGERIYRTGDLGRYLPGGDIEILGREDFQVKINGYRVELGEIEAALLRRADVRTALVTAPAHARTGQRQIVAYVVPEAGAAPDPAELREALTAVLPGYMVPSRFLTLETLPLTTNGKIDHKALPTPWNDDAETTGTRVAPRSRVEERLFALWSQQLGHGDFGVEEGFFDIGGDSLHAVGLLTVLRAEFGIEADMEQEMVEGLFMNASISSFAELIAPAEGSLASGGSEGSTASEGSHDSPASEESAA